The nucleotide window CTGCTTCGGGTGTGGTGCCTGATGTGATCGGTAAGCCTAATAAGCCGATCATGGATGTGCTGCTTAAGGAGTACGGGATGAGAAGTGAAGAGTGCGTTATGGTGGGAGACAGGCTGGAGACCGACATTCTGGCAGGGATAATGGGCGGGATGCGGACTGTGCTGGTGCTTACAGGGGCATCAGGGATAGAGGATATTGAATCTTCAGGGTTACGGCCTGATACTGTTCTTGATAGTATCGCTGATTTGGAATAGGCCTTTTTTGATGTATCGGAAAGTGTATACTTTCATGTAGGCCTCGAAAATGCAAACGATGTGAGCATTTTCTTAACGGCTCATCCGTTCTTTGTAATATTCTTCTTTTGCGATCATCTCAAGACCGCAGCATATTATCGGGTCATTCCCGGAGAACAATATTTAAATCTCTGTACCGCATATTTCGCAAATATATATTTCACCCATTTCTGTCAAGGAGACATTCCCCCTTTTTGTTTTGTAATTTGTATCTATTGTGCTGGTATTAATATTTTATTGCCAGTGACTCGATGTTTAAGAATTAACCCTTCATGTAATTTGATGTCTTCGAAAAGTGGTTTATTACACACTTCACGTTCATCTTAATGCTGGTAAAGATGCTATTCCACATTGTTGGGTTTTTTCCACTTTCTATTATGGCCCCCCATATCACTGAATAGAATGAATTAGGAGGAGTCATCAAATGGTATTTCTTCTGATGATTCAAATACTTCGGTTAGACGGTTGGTTCTTGACATAATTTTATCCACACCTCTTTAATGCACAAGCCACTGATTTGATTCAAACTGGCTCCCCATGTTCATTTATCATCCTATCGATTTCGTCAAGCGCGTAGGAACCGAGCTGCATTTGCTTTGATCTGGCTTTGTCATCATCCAGTTCACCGATAACAAGGATATTTTCATCGTTTAGCCGATTAGCTGGTCCTGTGAAGTTAAATGATCCGACAACAAGCACCTCACCGTCAATGACTGCCAGCTTGTGGTGCAGTTTATTTAATCCTGCTTTATGCGGGCATAAATGCATTTCAGCTCCCGCGTCCTTGATGTCTTTTGTCGGAGCCCACTGCTGTTTACCCTGGCCACCATCCAGGATGCCGCGTACTTTGATCCCGGACCGGGCCAGAGCGATAAGGGTATCATCAATCCCTGAAGAGCGACTGAAGGTGAACATTGCAAAGTCCACGGATTTTTTCGCTTTTAGCATTTGTTTCATGATCTCCATCTCAGGAGAGTGATCTGGTGCAAAAAGTATCTTAACTGGTACTCCTGCAACGCAGTACACACGTGGTGGACTAAAACGGCGGCTCTGGTTTGACCCAAAGGTCCCATCAAGTATCTCCCTGAACTCGTTTGAATATTCTCGGGCCACCCTCTTGCTTTTCGCTATCAGTATATGGTTAAGATTGGACGCAACACCAGTGGGAGTAAAATTTGTGGATCCGGTAAGAATGGCCGCATCGGCGCTATCCTTATCCCGAATGATAAACTTCTGGTGGAAGATATCGGGATTAAAATCTGTTTTGACTTCTATTTTTGCCCTTTGCAGAGCATCGTGTATCTGTCGGTTCGTCTCATTGGTACCACCTTCAGACCAGGGGTCAGCGAGGGCTCTTCGCACTGAGAGATAATCCCCTTCCAGGACAACCCGAACTGAAACGCCTCTTTGTCTTGCGCGGATCAAAGCATCGGCTATGGGCCGGGATTCAAGTTCCTGTACAGCTACATCCAGAGATTGGCGGGATTCATCAATAAAGCTGACTATTACATCCAGCAAATCGTCGGGGGCGCCCAATTGCTTGGGTCCCATAAATAATTCCAGTCTTCCAAGATTTATAGACATTGCATTTCACCTTACCTGATACTTAGAATCTATGCGTGGTCCAGAAGTGTTCACAACTTCTGGTGGGGATATTCTATTTATTATGTTTGGGAAATCTCGCCCTAATATTGTCTAGGGCGCATTTTACCCAACTCCGAACACCACATCCTGCTCCACAGTATACGCCCGCACCTAGCTGAAATCTTGACTGAAGCGCGGCTCGAAAAAGGCGTGGTCGTTTTCTGATATCGGCTGGCCGCCTCCTCTGAGAGAATGGACCTTGGATTCGAGATTGGGATTTG belongs to ANME-2 cluster archaeon and includes:
- a CDS encoding phospholipase — translated: MSINLGRLELFMGPKQLGAPDDLLDVIVSFIDESRQSLDVAVQELESRPIADALIRARQRGVSVRVVLEGDYLSVRRALADPWSEGGTNETNRQIHDALQRAKIEVKTDFNPDIFHQKFIIRDKDSADAAILTGSTNFTPTGVASNLNHILIAKSKRVAREYSNEFREILDGTFGSNQSRRFSPPRVYCVAGVPVKILFAPDHSPEMEIMKQMLKAKKSVDFAMFTFSRSSGIDDTLIALARSGIKVRGILDGGQGKQQWAPTKDIKDAGAEMHLCPHKAGLNKLHHKLAVIDGEVLVVGSFNFTGPANRLNDENILVIGELDDDKARSKQMQLGSYALDEIDRMINEHGEPV